One window from the genome of Paraclostridium sordellii encodes:
- the mprF gene encoding bifunctional lysylphosphatidylglycerol flippase/synthetase MprF, which produces MNKHKLLKWIKIVFALAIFIIVMKEFKNVFASFDMTILKRYADKLTISNLLIIAALGMISYLPLSFYDFILKKRVGIKLNNKKLYKYSLIASSIASIAGFGGSTAIALKTNFYKDHVKDTKLLVKEITKIVALNLTGFSMVCFIYVITNFSDVRLDKFVSIMTVLISTYFPILSIYLIFKFIKGSQEEKADIKDSVQVMAISALEWATTIFLIYSIMRILGEPVSIAKFLPIFVVAIVAAIVSMAPGGIGSFDITLLLGLKALGVSPEKVLLAIFLYRVSYYIIPLILGLILYAQDYFEHLDEEVKDIITTTLSKIAHIIIILLVLLSGVSLLISEASPDLAKKFYIVNKFSYFSVVHIPQRISIIIGFLLIAVSRVMTYKSKGIYKITLVLITGAVLLTLVMDPNYYRSIYLIIVALLIWASKKQFYRESFVMRWGVFAQDVILMISFLILYIYTVYANLNGKIGKLPIANYKIQSIKHYGASLLGFSICGFLIALFLLWMLYRINKDNDFPRRTLDEYQNEVTDIINKFGGSPVIHYVYLKDKFVYINESKDVLLQYQISANKIIILGNPVGNKEKIFETIQEFYNLADLYGYVPVFTAIDKTMMPDLHETGYEFMKLGEDALVDLKKFTLEGRKMKSVRNAISRVEKEGYTFELIKPPFSESFFEELKAVSDEWLDGRHEKGFYIGFFDKEYLSKQPIAIVRNKDNEIKGFSNLMPMYDNDQTLSIDLMRFSHDTCNGIMDFIFVNLFKWGQEEGYSRFNMGMAPLSNVGRSKYSFLSEKVASQIYSHGQNFYSFEGLKKFKEKYCDIWEGKYMAYRKKTSILTTAVQIIIVAEKPINKSISK; this is translated from the coding sequence ATGAATAAGCATAAATTGCTAAAATGGATAAAGATAGTTTTTGCCTTAGCAATTTTCATTATAGTAATGAAAGAGTTTAAGAATGTATTTGCATCCTTTGATATGACAATTTTAAAAAGGTATGCAGATAAACTAACTATATCAAACTTGCTAATTATAGCAGCACTAGGTATGATTTCATACTTACCATTAAGTTTTTATGATTTTATACTTAAAAAGAGAGTGGGAATAAAATTAAATAACAAAAAGCTATACAAATATTCACTGATAGCTAGTTCTATAGCTAGTATAGCTGGATTTGGAGGAAGTACAGCTATAGCTTTAAAAACTAATTTTTATAAAGATCATGTAAAAGATACGAAATTATTAGTAAAAGAAATAACAAAAATAGTTGCACTTAATTTAACTGGATTTTCTATGGTTTGTTTTATTTATGTGATAACTAATTTTTCGGATGTAAGACTTGATAAGTTTGTAAGTATAATGACCGTTTTAATAAGTACATACTTTCCTATTTTATCAATATATTTAATATTTAAATTTATAAAAGGTTCTCAAGAGGAAAAGGCAGATATAAAAGATTCAGTCCAAGTTATGGCTATATCAGCATTAGAATGGGCAACAACTATATTTTTAATATATAGTATTATGAGAATTTTAGGAGAACCAGTTTCTATAGCTAAATTTTTACCTATATTTGTGGTAGCTATAGTTGCAGCAATAGTTAGTATGGCTCCTGGAGGAATTGGATCATTTGATATAACATTATTGTTAGGATTAAAAGCATTAGGAGTTTCTCCTGAGAAGGTATTATTAGCTATATTTTTATATAGGGTATCTTACTACATAATACCACTTATATTAGGACTTATATTATATGCACAAGATTATTTTGAGCATTTAGATGAAGAAGTTAAAGATATAATAACAACTACTTTGTCAAAGATAGCACATATAATAATTATTTTGCTAGTCTTATTATCTGGAGTTAGTTTATTAATTTCTGAAGCCTCTCCTGATTTGGCAAAGAAATTTTATATAGTAAATAAATTTTCATATTTTTCAGTAGTTCATATTCCTCAAAGAATATCTATAATAATAGGATTTTTATTAATTGCTGTATCAAGAGTAATGACTTATAAATCAAAAGGAATATATAAAATAACATTAGTATTAATAACAGGAGCGGTATTGTTAACACTAGTAATGGATCCAAACTATTATAGAAGTATATACCTAATTATAGTAGCATTACTTATTTGGGCTAGTAAGAAGCAATTTTACAGAGAAAGTTTCGTTATGAGATGGGGAGTATTTGCTCAAGATGTAATCTTAATGATTTCTTTCTTAATATTATATATATACACAGTTTATGCTAATCTTAATGGAAAGATAGGTAAGCTTCCTATTGCTAACTATAAGATACAATCTATAAAGCATTATGGAGCATCTTTATTAGGATTTAGTATATGTGGTTTCTTGATTGCACTATTTTTACTTTGGATGTTATATAGAATAAATAAAGATAATGATTTTCCAAGAAGAACTTTAGATGAGTATCAAAATGAAGTCACAGATATAATAAATAAGTTCGGAGGATCACCAGTAATACACTATGTATATTTAAAGGATAAATTTGTATATATAAATGAATCAAAAGATGTACTTTTACAATATCAAATATCTGCTAATAAAATAATAATACTTGGAAACCCTGTAGGGAATAAGGAAAAAATATTTGAAACTATTCAAGAGTTTTATAATTTAGCAGATTTATATGGATATGTACCGGTATTTACAGCAATAGATAAAACTATGATGCCAGACTTACATGAAACAGGGTATGAATTTATGAAGTTAGGTGAAGATGCATTAGTTGATTTAAAGAAGTTTACGTTAGAAGGCAGAAAAATGAAAAGTGTAAGGAATGCCATATCTAGAGTTGAAAAAGAAGGATATACATTTGAACTTATAAAGCCTCCATTTTCAGAAAGTTTCTTTGAAGAGTTAAAAGCAGTTTCGGATGAATGGTTAGATGGTAGACATGAAAAAGGATTCTATATAGGATTCTTTGATAAAGAATACTTAAGTAAGCAACCAATTGCTATAGTAAGAAATAAAGATAATGAAATAAAAGGCTTTAGTAATTTAATGCCTATGTATGATAATGATCAGACATTATCAATTGATTTAATGAGATTTTCTCACGATACATGTAATGGTATAATGGACTTTATATTCGTTAATTTATTTAAGTGGGGTCAAGAAGAAGGCTATTCAAGATTTAATATGGGAATGGCACCTTTATCAAATGTCGGAAGGTCCAAATATTCATTTTTATCAGAAAAAGTAGCTTCTCAGATTTATTCTCATGGACAAAACTTCTATTCGTTTGAAGGGCTTAAGAAATTTAAAGAAAAGTACTGTGATATATGGGAAGGTAAGTATATGGCTTACAGAAAAAAAACTTCAATACTTACGACTGCAGTACAGATAATAATAGTAGCAGAAAAACCTATAAACAAATCTATAAGTAAATAA